One Lentibacillus cibarius DNA window includes the following coding sequences:
- a CDS encoding YitT family protein, producing the protein MLKKIAFILFGSVLVGIGINYFVIPNHLVDGGVIGLGLIAKYMLELKPGLTIIILSLPLYLFAWSHFRSYFYNGIHGLLTSAFFIDLFHPLMALETPPIFISSISGGLLLGTGIGLMLLAEASAGGSDLLALMLAKVTPLNVGVIILIIDSIVIVLGWFIIQETTFMYSALMVGMIGLTTSVITSLFSS; encoded by the coding sequence ATGCTTAAAAAAATAGCCTTCATCCTATTCGGAAGTGTTTTAGTTGGAATCGGTATTAATTACTTTGTTATCCCCAATCATCTGGTTGACGGCGGAGTTATCGGGCTGGGTCTGATTGCCAAATATATGCTTGAACTGAAGCCGGGATTGACTATCATTATCCTCAGTTTACCGCTTTATTTGTTTGCATGGTCCCATTTCCGTTCCTATTTTTACAATGGAATCCACGGCTTATTGACGTCAGCATTTTTTATTGATTTATTCCATCCATTAATGGCGCTTGAGACACCACCTATTTTTATTAGTTCGATTAGTGGGGGTTTATTGCTGGGTACTGGAATAGGTCTCATGCTGCTAGCGGAAGCAAGTGCGGGCGGTAGTGATCTGCTGGCACTCATGCTCGCAAAGGTTACGCCGTTAAACGTCGGAGTGATTATTCTTATTATCGATAGTATTGTTATTGTACTTGGATGGTTTATCATCCAGGAAACTACATTTATGTACTCCGCTTTAATGGTTGGCATGATTGGACTGACAACATCAGTTATCACAAGTTTGTTTTCTTCATAG